One stretch of Candidatus Binataceae bacterium DNA includes these proteins:
- a CDS encoding aspartate aminotransferase family protein codes for MAFSLNPETRKGAKDNIATRSAIELTTKLPRVVTPIPGPNSRAIFDREQRYLAPGRQRISSLAGLAFDHGVGATLIDADGNVFLDFFAGVAVASLGHAHPAMSTAIARQSARLTVGTFATAERAEALELLTEAAPAVLRRAHLYSGGSEAVEAALRLARSATKKHEVVSFWGGFHGKTGGVLGLIGDESKQGYGPLPGGQHAVPYADCYHCPFKLQHPSCGLYCVDFARQQIKNASAGAIAAIIAEPMQGTAGNVIPPDDWLPAVKTVAEENGAMLIADEMITGFGRTGKMWGVEHSGAAADIMTVGKGMGAGFPVSGVLMGEAISRAEPFAKPSASSSSYGGNPLAAVAVAETLKALKREKLVENSREIGAILLSRLLGLKEKYPFVGDVRGRGLLIGMDLVNDRETRQPLGRKVMELIFQEALKRGLLMMSYFPRIRINPPLVITRAQAECGAEILDEVFGWVQANVDWRAEN; via the coding sequence ATGGCGTTTTCTCTAAATCCTGAGACGCGCAAGGGCGCCAAAGACAATATTGCAACTCGGTCCGCGATTGAATTGACGACCAAACTCCCGCGCGTCGTCACGCCGATTCCGGGGCCGAATTCGCGCGCGATTTTCGACCGCGAGCAGCGTTATCTTGCGCCCGGACGCCAGCGCATCTCGTCGCTGGCCGGCCTCGCCTTCGACCACGGTGTCGGCGCGACCCTGATCGACGCCGACGGCAATGTTTTTCTGGATTTCTTTGCCGGCGTCGCGGTGGCGAGCCTTGGCCATGCCCATCCTGCGATGAGCACCGCGATCGCGCGGCAATCAGCGCGCTTGACCGTCGGCACCTTTGCCACGGCCGAACGCGCCGAGGCCCTCGAGCTGCTCACGGAGGCGGCGCCCGCCGTCCTCCGCCGCGCACATCTGTACAGCGGCGGCTCGGAGGCGGTCGAAGCCGCGCTCAGGCTCGCGCGCTCAGCGACCAAAAAGCATGAGGTCGTCAGTTTCTGGGGCGGCTTTCATGGCAAGACCGGCGGCGTCCTCGGACTTATCGGTGACGAGTCGAAGCAGGGCTACGGCCCGCTGCCCGGCGGCCAGCACGCCGTGCCCTACGCCGATTGCTATCACTGCCCCTTCAAGTTGCAACATCCGTCGTGCGGGCTCTACTGCGTCGATTTCGCGCGTCAGCAGATAAAAAACGCCTCTGCCGGCGCAATCGCGGCGATCATCGCCGAGCCGATGCAGGGCACGGCCGGTAACGTAATTCCCCCGGACGACTGGCTGCCTGCGGTCAAAACCGTCGCCGAAGAAAACGGCGCGATGCTGATCGCGGACGAGATGATCACCGGCTTCGGCCGCACTGGTAAGATGTGGGGCGTTGAGCATAGCGGCGCCGCAGCCGACATCATGACGGTCGGCAAAGGGATGGGCGCGGGCTTCCCGGTCTCCGGCGTGCTCATGGGCGAGGCGATCAGCCGCGCCGAGCCCTTCGCGAAGCCGAGTGCCTCGTCGTCGAGTTACGGCGGAAATCCACTCGCCGCGGTCGCCGTCGCCGAAACCTTGAAAGCGCTCAAACGCGAAAAGCTCGTCGAAAATTCGCGCGAGATCGGCGCGATTCTCCTGAGCCGCCTGCTCGGCCTCAAGGAGAAGTACCCATTCGTCGGCGACGTGCGCGGCCGTGGCCTGCTAATCGGGATGGACCTCGTGAACGATCGCGAAACCCGCCAGCCGCTCGGCCGCAAGGTCATGGAGCTGATTTTTCAGGAGGCGCTCAAGCGCGGGCTCCTGATGATGAGCTATTTCCCGCGCATCAGGATTAATCCGCCATTGGTCATCACGCGCGCACAGGCCGAGTGCGGCGCCGAGATCCTCGACGAGGTCTTCGGCTGGGTTCAAGCTAACGTTGATTGGCGCGCGGAGAACTAG
- a CDS encoding HAD-IIIA family hydrolase, translating to MAADAGNVGLFLDLAGTLAAMDETRQLPVDARGNVTITLLPGVREKLLPMRDRLIFVVTNQAGIKRGRLQREKVEAALGELDRQLGGILAAWEICPHDDADKCDCRKPKGGMITSLGWVHGVDLAASTMVGDQEIDARAAAAAGVGTFVYAQEFFKR from the coding sequence ATGGCCGCGGACGCGGGGAACGTCGGACTTTTCCTCGACTTGGCCGGCACCCTCGCCGCGATGGATGAAACCCGTCAACTGCCGGTTGACGCGCGCGGCAATGTCACGATCACGCTCCTGCCCGGGGTTCGCGAGAAGCTCCTGCCGATGCGTGATCGCCTGATCTTCGTCGTCACCAATCAAGCCGGAATCAAGCGCGGACGCTTGCAGCGCGAAAAAGTCGAGGCCGCGCTCGGCGAGCTCGATCGCCAGCTCGGAGGTATCCTCGCGGCGTGGGAAATCTGCCCGCACGACGACGCGGACAAATGTGACTGCCGCAAACCCAAGGGCGGCATGATCACCAGTCTCGGATGGGTGCACGGCGTCGACCTCGCCGCTTCGACGATGGTCGGTGACCAGGAGATCGACGCGCGTGCCGCGGCCGCCGCCGGCGTCGGCACATTTGTTTATGCGCAAGAATTCTTCAAGCGCTAG
- a CDS encoding LLM class F420-dependent oxidoreductase → MKIGVEAFITESSIDPAAFAKLAEGLGFESFFLPEHPIIPVVTKSRYPASPDGKMPEGLAHFIDPFIGLALAAAATTRIGLGTGICLVPEHDPINLAKTIATLDHYSGGRFFFGIGAGWLAEESAIMGVDFKRRWPMTREYIRAMKELWTQPEASFAGEFVNFPAVKCYPKPARKPHPPIFIGAGGMGPAMERGLRDTVALGDGWAPLSLPPDELARQLSKLKQMCADAGRDFAKLEITMHVPRLDDEPRRTIDRYQEAGAHRLIFILDSPTPNQYERQLADLAKVWIDHS, encoded by the coding sequence ATGAAAATCGGCGTCGAGGCGTTTATCACCGAAAGCTCGATCGATCCGGCCGCCTTCGCCAAACTGGCCGAGGGCCTGGGTTTCGAATCATTCTTTCTGCCGGAGCATCCGATAATTCCGGTCGTGACCAAGTCCCGTTACCCGGCTTCCCCCGATGGCAAGATGCCCGAGGGACTCGCGCACTTTATCGATCCCTTCATCGGCCTGGCGCTGGCCGCCGCCGCGACGACGCGAATCGGTCTCGGGACCGGTATCTGCCTCGTGCCTGAGCACGATCCGATCAACCTCGCGAAAACTATCGCGACGCTGGATCACTACTCAGGCGGGCGGTTCTTCTTTGGGATCGGCGCCGGCTGGCTCGCCGAGGAGAGCGCGATCATGGGCGTCGACTTCAAGCGGCGATGGCCCATGACCCGCGAGTATATTCGCGCGATGAAAGAGCTGTGGACGCAGCCGGAAGCAAGCTTTGCCGGCGAGTTTGTCAATTTTCCCGCGGTGAAGTGCTATCCCAAGCCCGCCCGCAAACCTCATCCGCCGATTTTTATCGGCGCGGGCGGCATGGGTCCCGCGATGGAGCGCGGGCTGCGCGACACCGTCGCGCTCGGCGACGGCTGGGCCCCGCTCAGTCTGCCCCCTGACGAACTGGCCCGCCAGCTCTCGAAGCTCAAGCAGATGTGCGCGGACGCTGGACGGGACTTCGCGAAGCTCGAAATCACGATGCATGTGCCGCGGCTCGACGACGAACCGCGCCGCACGATTGATCGCTATCAGGAGGCCGGAGCGCATCGCCTGATCTTTATTCTTGATTCGCCGACACCCAATCAATACGAGCGGCAGTTGGCAGACCTGGCGAAGGTCTGGATTGACCATAGCTAA
- a CDS encoding Gfo/Idh/MocA family oxidoreductase: protein MLRGAISGFGEVAARAHLAGWRTRPDVQIVAIHDPVAARRHAAINLVKNLRVYDDLELMLDGERLDFVDIASPPAYHDVATRAALAAGANVLVEKPLCLERGTFAELRALAAKSRRVLMCVHNWKHAPAYRRAGELIAAGRLGAVGYVSLTRLRVGAAGFGGTAAGSGERWRLDERSGGGILIDHGWHIGYLAQYLMGGAQPLAVSAKLERATGGLVEEVADLRVEFPAGIAYCHLSWQAPVRRTSATIYGGDGLLEIEENRLTLTARSGVPEDHSVMDAPDESYHPSWFGAMAAEFERAIAEGPQGNTARNNLIEAEAALDLIVAARESASRGGAPISLAR from the coding sequence ATGTTGCGCGGGGCGATTTCCGGCTTTGGCGAAGTCGCCGCGCGCGCCCATCTGGCCGGATGGCGCACCCGGCCTGACGTCCAGATCGTCGCGATTCATGACCCGGTCGCTGCCCGCCGTCACGCAGCGATCAACCTGGTCAAAAACCTTCGAGTCTATGACGACCTCGAGCTGATGCTCGACGGCGAGCGGCTCGATTTCGTCGATATTGCGAGTCCGCCCGCGTATCACGATGTCGCGACGCGTGCAGCGCTGGCCGCCGGCGCCAACGTCCTGGTCGAAAAGCCGCTCTGCCTCGAGCGCGGCACGTTCGCCGAGCTGCGCGCGCTCGCGGCCAAGAGCCGGCGAGTTCTGATGTGCGTCCACAACTGGAAGCACGCCCCGGCTTATCGACGCGCCGGTGAATTGATTGCCGCGGGACGCCTCGGCGCGGTCGGGTACGTTTCGCTGACACGTTTGCGGGTCGGCGCGGCGGGTTTCGGCGGAACCGCAGCCGGCAGTGGTGAGCGCTGGCGGCTCGACGAGCGGAGCGGTGGCGGGATCCTGATCGATCACGGGTGGCATATCGGTTATCTCGCGCAATACCTGATGGGGGGCGCGCAGCCGCTGGCGGTTTCGGCCAAACTCGAGCGCGCGACGGGTGGGCTGGTCGAAGAAGTTGCCGATCTGCGCGTCGAGTTCCCGGCGGGAATTGCCTACTGTCACCTGTCGTGGCAAGCGCCGGTGCGGCGCACCTCGGCGACGATTTACGGCGGCGATGGGCTGCTGGAGATCGAAGAGAATCGGCTGACCCTGACCGCGCGCTCAGGCGTCCCCGAAGATCATTCGGTGATGGACGCTCCTGACGAATCGTATCATCCGAGCTGGTTCGGCGCGATGGCGGCCGAGTTCGAGCGCGCGATCGCCGAGGGTCCACAAGGCAACACGGCCCGAAATAATCTTATCGAGGCCGAAGCTGCCCTTGATTTGATTGTTGCAGCGCGCGAATCGGCCAGCCGGGGCGGCGCGCCGATAAGTCTGGCCCGATAG
- a CDS encoding helix-turn-helix domain-containing protein codes for MDETEASTTSVELRSQDSREEILRAASQLFALRGFHETSMAEVARAAKVSKALIFWHFKTKEELLLAVLGQLLQPYVLDFAEEAAVLDEKAQILKLMELYLLFVRENASSIRFFVAQLLHDEKMSADLSAQVLALYEGYRTLLTDLVLRVQEKGLCTQRVAPQTAVAFILSTLNGLLVNYLFLGNQGLDLEGARGMLGQWLFSDSAPTE; via the coding sequence ATGGATGAAACTGAAGCCTCGACGACGTCCGTAGAGTTGCGGTCGCAGGATTCGCGCGAGGAGATCCTGCGGGCGGCGTCGCAGCTCTTTGCGCTTCGCGGCTTCCATGAAACCTCAATGGCGGAGGTGGCGCGGGCGGCGAAAGTCAGCAAAGCTCTGATTTTTTGGCACTTCAAGACTAAAGAAGAGCTGCTTTTGGCTGTTTTAGGACAACTTCTACAACCTTACGTACTGGATTTTGCCGAAGAGGCCGCAGTTCTCGATGAAAAGGCGCAGATCCTGAAGTTGATGGAACTTTATTTGCTTTTTGTGCGGGAGAATGCCAGTTCGATTCGCTTTTTCGTCGCACAACTGCTCCACGACGAGAAAATGTCCGCGGACTTAAGCGCGCAGGTTTTGGCGCTTTACGAGGGTTATCGCACGCTGCTGACCGACCTGGTTTTGCGGGTGCAGGAAAAAGGACTTTGCACGCAACGCGTCGCGCCGCAGACGGCCGTCGCGTTCATCCTTTCGACGCTCAATGGTTTGCTGGTGAACTACCTGTTTCTGGGTAATCAAGGGCTCGATCTCGAGGGCGCGCGGGGCATGTTGGGGCAGTGGCTGTTCAGTGATTCGGCACCTACCGAATAA
- the hpnH gene encoding adenosyl-hopene transferase HpnH, which yields MRIPLKQMVDLGRYVRRKKSAGEQYFPLVLMLEPLHACNLACIGCGRIVEYKETIRDQMTLEAALAASDECGAPIVSICGGEPLMYKHIGPLTQGLLERKRHVMICTNAILLERFVKQVAPSPYLSFNIHIDGMRETHDRVVDRDGVFDTCVKMIKMLKEKGYRVQTNSTVFRETGGAELEELIKFLSGLGVDGMLLTPGYHYQVLTNDDIYLKSEEMPDKFRRVRKLADNYKIINTPIYLDFLAGERDLLCSPWSTVTRNPRGWKGPCYLITNGHYESFADLHQATDWEYYRTKQDIRCRDCRLHSGFEGTVAMDFGKNLKDSWRMVRHYLS from the coding sequence ATGCGAATACCGCTTAAGCAAATGGTCGACCTGGGGCGCTATGTGCGCCGGAAGAAATCGGCCGGCGAACAGTATTTCCCGCTGGTCCTGATGCTGGAACCACTGCACGCCTGCAACCTGGCCTGTATCGGCTGCGGCCGAATCGTCGAGTACAAAGAGACGATTCGCGATCAGATGACGCTCGAGGCCGCACTCGCGGCCTCCGATGAATGCGGCGCGCCGATTGTCTCGATCTGCGGCGGCGAACCGCTGATGTACAAGCATATCGGGCCGCTGACGCAGGGGCTGCTCGAACGCAAGCGCCATGTCATGATCTGCACCAACGCGATCCTGCTCGAACGCTTCGTCAAGCAGGTCGCGCCGAGCCCCTACCTCAGCTTCAACATCCATATCGACGGGATGCGCGAAACTCATGACCGCGTGGTTGATCGCGACGGCGTCTTCGACACCTGCGTCAAGATGATCAAAATGCTCAAGGAGAAGGGCTATCGCGTCCAGACCAACTCGACGGTGTTTCGCGAGACCGGCGGCGCCGAACTGGAAGAGCTGATCAAGTTCCTGAGCGGACTCGGCGTCGACGGCATGCTGCTGACGCCCGGTTACCACTACCAGGTACTGACCAACGATGACATCTATCTGAAGTCGGAAGAGATGCCTGACAAGTTCCGCCGCGTGCGCAAGCTCGCCGACAATTACAAGATTATCAACACGCCGATTTACCTGGATTTTCTGGCGGGAGAGCGCGATTTACTCTGTAGCCCCTGGAGCACCGTTACGCGTAATCCGCGCGGATGGAAGGGGCCCTGCTATCTGATTACCAACGGTCATTACGAGTCCTTTGCGGATCTGCACCAGGCGACCGACTGGGAGTATTACCGGACCAAGCAGGATATTCGCTGCCGCGATTGCCGTCTGCATTCGGGCTTCGAGGGCACCGTCGCGATGGATTTCGGCAAAAATCTCAAGGATTCCTGGCGGATGGTGCGCCACTATCTCTCCTGA
- a CDS encoding farnesyl diphosphate synthase → MEEALAASVKARDGAAGRLFEAMRYSLLAGGKRLRPILTLAACEAVGGRPEQAMNFACAIEMIHTYSLIHDDLPCMDDDDLRRGRPTNHKVYGEAIATLAGDGLLTDAFKVVADGNGAPPATIVAAIAELAEAAGSAGMVGGQVIDLLGEGQTLSLQDLEVLHGKKTGALFTAAVCGGARFGGASAAQLTALREYARALGLAFQVADDLLDVEASSADIGKRTGKDEARGKATYPSLIGVDRSREFARELARRADAALAGFGDKAEALRAIAAFAVERKL, encoded by the coding sequence GTGGAAGAAGCCCTCGCCGCCAGCGTCAAAGCCCGCGATGGCGCGGCGGGTCGGCTGTTCGAGGCGATGCGCTATAGCCTGCTGGCGGGCGGCAAACGCCTGCGTCCGATCCTCACGCTGGCGGCCTGCGAAGCGGTGGGTGGCAGGCCCGAACAGGCGATGAACTTCGCCTGCGCGATTGAAATGATCCACACCTACTCCCTGATTCACGACGACCTGCCCTGCATGGATGACGACGACCTGCGCCGCGGCCGCCCGACGAATCACAAGGTTTATGGCGAGGCGATCGCGACGCTGGCGGGCGACGGACTGCTGACCGACGCGTTCAAAGTCGTCGCCGACGGCAACGGCGCGCCACCGGCGACAATCGTCGCGGCGATCGCCGAGCTGGCGGAGGCGGCCGGCTCGGCGGGCATGGTCGGCGGCCAGGTGATTGACCTGTTGGGCGAAGGCCAGACGCTGAGTTTGCAAGACCTCGAGGTTTTGCACGGTAAAAAGACCGGAGCGCTCTTCACTGCCGCGGTCTGTGGCGGTGCCCGCTTCGGCGGCGCCAGCGCCGCGCAACTGACGGCTTTGCGCGAATATGCCCGCGCCCTCGGGCTGGCCTTTCAGGTTGCCGACGATCTGCTCGACGTCGAAGCCTCGTCCGCAGATATCGGCAAACGCACGGGCAAGGATGAGGCGCGCGGCAAGGCCACCTACCCATCGCTGATCGGAGTCGATCGCTCACGCGAGTTCGCGCGCGAGCTGGCGCGGCGGGCCGACGCCGCCCTCGCCGGCTTTGGCGACAAGGCTGAGGCGCTGCGGGCGATCGCGGCCTTCGCCGTGGAGCGCAAGCTGTGA
- a CDS encoding alcohol dehydrogenase catalytic domain-containing protein — MSVAQSLAADRVSGTDGRAHCRQAVLVEPRRLELREVVPPHPGPGEILLEIKCALSCGTDLKAFRRGHPMWPMPAPFGHEFSGEVAEVGAGVSNFRVGDALMAAPTAPCGDCFFCLRGQENLCPQAMTKMVLGGYADYLLIGAHVIARNAFHKPPTLSFEEAALLEPLSCVIHAQEMARPEKSESVVIVGAGAFGLLHAMVLKARGVREVVVAGRGKQRLAWAAGMGADRVIDVQATEAEAAIAELNGGYGPDLVIECTGQVAGWADAFARVRSGGRVVFFGGCPVGTALSVDTRRMHYDNLTLLAPFHFRPRDVRRAFELLGEGRRGTARLGFERLITARRPLAELAEVFDLLERGAALKCAVIP; from the coding sequence GTGAGCGTCGCGCAATCCCTCGCTGCGGACCGGGTATCCGGCACTGACGGGCGGGCGCATTGCCGTCAGGCCGTGCTGGTCGAGCCGCGGCGGTTGGAATTGCGGGAAGTTGTCCCGCCGCATCCGGGGCCCGGCGAAATTCTACTCGAAATCAAGTGCGCCTTGAGCTGCGGCACCGATCTAAAGGCGTTCCGCCGCGGCCATCCGATGTGGCCGATGCCCGCGCCGTTCGGCCATGAATTCTCAGGCGAGGTCGCCGAGGTCGGGGCCGGCGTCAGTAATTTTCGCGTGGGTGACGCGCTGATGGCGGCGCCGACCGCGCCCTGCGGCGATTGCTTCTTTTGTCTGCGCGGGCAGGAAAATCTCTGTCCCCAGGCGATGACAAAGATGGTGCTCGGCGGCTATGCCGACTACCTGCTGATCGGCGCACATGTGATCGCGCGCAACGCCTTTCACAAACCGCCGACACTCTCGTTCGAGGAGGCGGCTTTGCTCGAACCGCTGTCCTGCGTGATCCACGCGCAGGAAATGGCGCGTCCGGAAAAATCCGAGAGCGTCGTGATCGTGGGCGCCGGCGCGTTCGGACTCCTGCACGCGATGGTCCTTAAGGCGCGCGGCGTGCGCGAGGTCGTGGTGGCCGGCCGCGGCAAGCAGCGGCTGGCGTGGGCCGCGGGGATGGGCGCTGATCGCGTGATCGACGTGCAGGCGACTGAGGCCGAGGCCGCGATTGCGGAACTCAACGGCGGCTATGGTCCCGACCTGGTGATCGAGTGCACCGGGCAGGTGGCGGGATGGGCCGACGCCTTCGCGCGCGTGCGCTCCGGCGGCCGCGTGGTCTTTTTCGGCGGCTGCCCGGTGGGCACCGCTTTGAGCGTCGATACGCGGCGGATGCATTACGACAATCTGACGCTGCTCGCGCCGTTCCACTTCCGGCCGCGCGACGTGCGCCGCGCCTTCGAGCTTTTGGGCGAAGGGCGCCGCGGCACGGCGCGGCTGGGCTTTGAACGGCTGATTACGGCGCGGCGGCCGCTGGCGGAGCTCGCGGAGGTCTTCGATCTGCTCGAGCGCGGCGCGGCGCTGAAGTGCGCGGTAATTCCATAA
- the shc gene encoding squalene--hopene cyclase, whose protein sequence is MDQTSYGAGGNAHDSHVAARDEFSAKVNHTIERAQQSLIKEQHREGYWQAPLEANAEMNAEYIIFNRFMELAPDAELEKKLKQGLFETQQPDGSWALFPGGAGDLSTTIEAYFALKLSGMRAGDEPMMNSRRWIMSQGGIANAGTLARFYLAMMNQVAWDATPALPVEITLLPHWFPLNMYELSSWARGTLFALMLLQARKPVVPVDWREGALELYIQPPHFTKFQMRPGARMLSLRNVLSGADKLLRLYDKHHLSRLRTSAIAYAENWLLEHQDADGSWGGIEPCYLLSPMALKGLGYRNDHPVMVKALAAARELVWDRGDSILYQPCVSPNWDTALAAKALLDSGLPAGSSAITASAQWLIDHQIFKKGDWSVKRPNLEPGGWAFQFHNDWFPDVDDSAVILMVLAEAESGDAAAREKAIRLGANWVMGMQSKDGGFAAFDVDNDSNWLNEAPFADAEAATDPTCADLTGRVLEMMAAVGYRTDHPVARRAIAWLKRDQKPDGSWWGRWGVSYIYGTFSALSGLRTIGVDVNEPWIKRAATWLKSVQNADGGWGETCLADRDPALKGKGASTPSQTAWALIGLIAAEEEISESVMRGVAWLVEHQNGDGRWIDTEFTGTGFPNHFYLRYHMYAHYFPLMALGRYRRRVAERATH, encoded by the coding sequence ATGGATCAAACTTCATATGGAGCGGGCGGCAATGCGCATGATTCGCACGTCGCGGCGCGCGACGAGTTCAGCGCCAAGGTCAATCACACGATCGAACGCGCGCAACAGTCCCTGATCAAGGAACAGCATCGCGAGGGCTACTGGCAGGCACCGCTCGAGGCGAATGCGGAAATGAACGCGGAATACATCATCTTCAATCGCTTCATGGAGCTTGCGCCCGATGCGGAGTTGGAGAAAAAACTCAAGCAAGGGCTCTTCGAAACGCAGCAGCCCGACGGCTCGTGGGCGCTCTTTCCGGGTGGCGCGGGTGATCTTTCGACCACGATCGAAGCCTACTTCGCGCTCAAGCTGAGCGGGATGCGCGCCGGCGACGAGCCGATGATGAATTCGCGGCGCTGGATTATGAGCCAGGGCGGAATCGCGAACGCGGGCACGCTCGCGCGGTTTTACCTGGCGATGATGAACCAGGTTGCGTGGGACGCGACGCCCGCGCTGCCGGTCGAGATAACCCTGCTGCCGCACTGGTTTCCGCTGAACATGTACGAGCTGTCATCGTGGGCGCGCGGCACGCTGTTCGCCCTGATGCTGTTGCAGGCGCGCAAGCCCGTAGTGCCGGTGGACTGGCGCGAGGGCGCGCTCGAACTCTATATTCAGCCGCCGCATTTCACGAAATTCCAGATGCGGCCGGGCGCGCGAATGCTCTCGTTGCGCAACGTGCTGAGCGGCGCCGACAAGCTGCTGCGCCTGTACGACAAGCATCATCTCAGTCGGCTGCGTACCAGCGCGATCGCCTATGCGGAAAACTGGCTGCTCGAGCATCAGGATGCCGACGGCTCGTGGGGCGGAATCGAGCCGTGTTATCTGCTGAGTCCGATGGCCTTGAAAGGGCTCGGCTATCGCAACGACCATCCGGTGATGGTCAAGGCGCTGGCGGCGGCGCGTGAACTGGTCTGGGACCGGGGTGATTCGATTCTTTACCAGCCCTGCGTTTCACCCAACTGGGACACCGCGCTGGCGGCGAAGGCGCTGCTCGATTCGGGGCTTCCCGCCGGCTCGTCGGCGATTACTGCGAGTGCGCAATGGCTGATCGATCATCAGATTTTCAAAAAGGGCGACTGGTCGGTGAAGCGCCCGAATCTCGAACCCGGCGGCTGGGCCTTTCAGTTCCATAACGACTGGTTTCCCGATGTCGACGATTCCGCAGTGATCCTGATGGTGCTGGCGGAGGCGGAAAGCGGCGACGCGGCGGCGCGCGAGAAAGCAATTCGACTCGGCGCCAACTGGGTGATGGGCATGCAGTCGAAGGACGGCGGCTTTGCCGCCTTCGACGTTGACAACGATTCAAACTGGCTCAACGAAGCTCCCTTCGCCGACGCCGAGGCCGCGACGGATCCAACCTGCGCGGACTTGACCGGACGGGTGCTCGAGATGATGGCTGCCGTGGGCTATCGCACCGATCATCCGGTCGCGCGCCGCGCGATCGCGTGGTTGAAGCGCGACCAAAAACCCGACGGCTCGTGGTGGGGCCGCTGGGGCGTAAGCTATATCTATGGCACCTTTTCAGCGCTGTCCGGGCTGCGCACGATCGGCGTTGACGTGAACGAACCCTGGATCAAGCGCGCCGCAACCTGGCTCAAGTCGGTGCAGAATGCGGACGGCGGCTGGGGCGAGACCTGTCTCGCCGATCGCGACCCTGCGCTCAAGGGCAAGGGCGCGAGCACCCCCTCGCAGACCGCGTGGGCGCTGATCGGCCTGATTGCCGCCGAGGAGGAAATCAGCGAAAGTGTAATGCGTGGGGTGGCGTGGCTGGTCGAGCACCAGAATGGCGACGGGCGCTGGATCGATACTGAGTTCACCGGCACCGGCTTTCCCAATCACTTCTACCTGAGATACCACATGTATGCGCACTACTTTCCGCTGATGGCGCTTGGGCGTTATCGCCGGCGGGTGGCGGAGCGCGCCACCCATTAG
- a CDS encoding 1-deoxy-D-xylulose-5-phosphate reductoisomerase — protein sequence MKAISILGSTGSVGVTTLDVVSRFPERFRVVAMAAGRNLERLAEQIRRFRPELVAVESPELATSLAERIRPLTPTIMHGSAGAIAVATHREAELVMSALVGALGLRPTLAAIRAGKDIAFANKEVLVIAGELITRAVREHKVRLLPVDSEHNAIFQCLEGKPRAALKRLILTASGGPFRTWPAERFHSITIKDALNHPTWRMGDKITIDSATLMNKGLEVIEARWLFEVEAAQVSVVIHPQSVIHSMAEMIDGSVIAQMAVPDMAIPVAFALAYPERLPLNHLKTLSLVECGSLSFEAPDTSRFPCLRLAYDALAAGGTMPACLNAANEELVAAFLAGRLSFIDIPRQLEAIMLRHDNRPAETLEDLLEIDGWARMAARELITAAAA from the coding sequence ATGAAAGCAATCTCAATTCTCGGCTCGACTGGTTCGGTCGGGGTCACCACGCTTGATGTAGTCAGCCGTTTCCCGGAGCGTTTTCGCGTCGTCGCGATGGCGGCCGGGCGCAATCTCGAACGCCTCGCGGAGCAGATTCGCCGCTTTCGACCGGAGTTGGTCGCCGTCGAATCTCCCGAGCTGGCGACTAGCCTCGCCGAGCGGATTCGCCCGCTGACGCCAACAATCATGCACGGCAGCGCAGGCGCGATCGCCGTCGCCACGCATCGGGAGGCCGAGCTGGTGATGTCGGCGCTGGTCGGGGCGCTCGGCCTGCGGCCGACGCTCGCGGCGATCCGCGCGGGCAAGGATATCGCGTTCGCCAACAAAGAGGTGCTGGTGATCGCGGGCGAGTTGATCACGCGCGCCGTACGCGAGCACAAAGTGCGGCTCTTGCCGGTCGATAGCGAGCATAACGCGATCTTTCAGTGCCTCGAAGGCAAGCCGCGCGCCGCGCTGAAACGGCTCATCCTGACGGCCTCGGGCGGACCTTTTCGCACCTGGCCGGCCGAGCGTTTCCATTCGATCACGATCAAGGACGCGCTCAATCATCCGACCTGGCGCATGGGCGACAAGATCACGATCGACTCGGCGACCCTGATGAACAAGGGGCTCGAGGTGATCGAGGCGCGCTGGCTATTCGAGGTCGAGGCGGCGCAGGTCAGCGTCGTGATTCATCCGCAGAGCGTGATCCATTCGATGGCCGAGATGATCGACGGCTCGGTAATCGCGCAGATGGCGGTGCCCGATATGGCGATTCCGGTGGCCTTCGCGCTCGCCTATCCGGAGCGGCTGCCGTTGAATCATCTCAAGACTTTGTCGCTCGTCGAATGCGGTTCGCTGAGCTTCGAGGCGCCCGACACCTCGCGCTTCCCCTGCTTGCGCCTCGCCTATGACGCGCTGGCCGCGGGCGGCACGATGCCCGCGTGTCTCAACGCCGCGAACGAGGAGCTGGTCGCGGCATTTCTCGCCGGCCGCTTGAGCTTCATCGATATTCCGCGCCAGCTCGAAGCGATCATGCTGCGCCACGACAATCGCCCGGCCGAGACGCTGGAGGATCTTCTAGAAATCGACGGCTGGGCGCGGATGGCGGCGCGCGAGCTTATCACCGCCGCAGCAGCCTAG